A window of Rhodococcus sp. SGAir0479 contains these coding sequences:
- a CDS encoding PspC domain-containing protein, translating to MTSTDSPRPFVRSHRQRMLAGVCGGIAEYFGIDANLVRVAAVIGAFVSLGTVALIYLAAWMLMPAD from the coding sequence ATGACCTCCACCGACTCGCCCCGCCCGTTCGTCCGTTCCCACCGGCAGCGCATGCTCGCCGGGGTGTGCGGCGGCATCGCCGAGTACTTCGGCATCGACGCCAACCTCGTCCGGGTCGCCGCCGTCATCGGCGCGTTCGTCTCGCTCGGCACCGTCGCGCTCATCTACCTCGCGGCGTGGATGCTCATGCCGGCCGACTGA
- a CDS encoding isocitrate lyase/PEP mutase family protein has translation MTAITQKAVDLLALHQPGNPVILPTVWDAWSADLAAEAGFAALTVGSHPVADSVGRPDNEGMTFTELTTRVAQITAAVDLPVSVDIEAGYGLQPQQLIDGLVEVGAVGLNIEDTVHSEGGRLREAQEHADFVGGLRSAADAVGVHVVVNARTDLFLKQVGDEADRVERAIARLTLAAEAGADVLYPVGFHSDDVYRQLTSALPLPVNAIADPVRGGKADFAALGVGRVSFGPLLQAALAVRANELLARWQ, from the coding sequence ATGACTGCGATCACCCAGAAGGCTGTCGACCTGCTGGCACTGCACCAGCCGGGGAACCCCGTAATTCTCCCGACGGTGTGGGACGCCTGGTCCGCCGACCTCGCCGCCGAGGCCGGATTCGCGGCCCTGACGGTCGGAAGCCACCCGGTCGCCGATTCGGTGGGCCGGCCCGACAACGAGGGCATGACGTTCACGGAGCTCACGACGCGCGTCGCGCAGATCACCGCGGCGGTGGACCTGCCGGTCTCCGTCGACATCGAGGCGGGCTACGGCCTGCAGCCGCAGCAGCTGATCGACGGCCTGGTCGAGGTGGGCGCGGTGGGCCTCAACATCGAGGACACCGTGCACAGCGAGGGCGGCCGGCTGCGCGAGGCGCAGGAACACGCGGACTTCGTCGGCGGCCTGCGCAGTGCCGCGGACGCGGTGGGCGTGCACGTGGTGGTCAACGCGCGCACCGACCTGTTTCTGAAGCAGGTCGGTGACGAGGCGGATCGCGTCGAGCGGGCCATCGCCCGGCTCACCCTGGCCGCCGAGGCCGGGGCCGACGTGCTGTACCCGGTCGGGTTCCACAGCGACGACGTGTACCGGCAGCTCACGTCGGCACTACCGTTGCCCGTCAATGCAATCGCCGACCCGGTGCGCGGCGGCAAGGCCGACTTCGCGGCCCTCGGTGTCGGCCGGGTCAGCTTCGGTCCGCTGCTGCAGGCAGCCCTGGCTGTGCGGGCGAACGAACTCCTCGCCCGCTGGCAGTAG
- a CDS encoding NUDIX hydrolase, producing the protein MSDEQPTVIRTAALAHIRDRRLLQARSAGKTAFYMAGGKIDPGETPEQALHREVREELDVDVASGTLEQLGVFEAPAFGHRPGTRLHMTCFLAELTDEPKPTSEVAEIRWFTEAEYAAMPETAPGSRLVFARLRELDLVD; encoded by the coding sequence GTGTCCGACGAGCAACCCACCGTGATCCGCACCGCCGCGCTGGCCCACATCCGCGACCGCCGACTGCTGCAGGCCCGGTCCGCCGGCAAGACGGCGTTCTACATGGCCGGTGGCAAGATCGACCCGGGGGAGACCCCCGAACAGGCCCTGCACCGCGAAGTGCGCGAGGAACTCGACGTCGACGTCGCGTCCGGCACACTCGAGCAGCTCGGGGTGTTCGAGGCACCCGCTTTCGGACACCGGCCCGGCACCCGTCTGCACATGACATGCTTCCTCGCCGAGCTCACCGACGAGCCGAAGCCCACCAGCGAGGTCGCCGAGATCCGCTGGTTCACCGAGGCCGAGTACGCCGCCATGCCGGAGACCGCGCCGGGATCGCGGCTGGTGTTCGCGCGGCTGCGGGAACTGGACCTGGTGGACTGA
- a CDS encoding SRPBCC family protein — translation MTNTLEASIEIAATPQDVWTIVSDLKRMGEWSPQCRKMRVSGEVREGTRTVNLNRKGLLVWPTTSKVVRFEPNKAIAFRINENHTIWTYTLEPTATGTRVVERREAPTGTTRVSQFLIKTVLGGSDAFEADMVEGMNATLGRIKKEAEALAVGSR, via the coding sequence GTGACGAACACCCTGGAAGCCAGCATCGAGATCGCCGCCACCCCGCAGGACGTGTGGACGATCGTGTCCGACCTGAAGCGCATGGGCGAGTGGAGCCCGCAGTGCCGCAAGATGCGGGTCTCCGGTGAGGTGCGCGAGGGCACCAGGACCGTCAACCTCAACCGCAAGGGCCTGCTGGTGTGGCCCACCACGTCGAAGGTCGTGCGGTTCGAGCCGAACAAGGCCATCGCGTTCCGCATCAACGAGAACCACACCATCTGGACCTACACGCTCGAGCCCACCGCCACCGGCACGCGCGTCGTCGAACGCCGCGAGGCCCCCACCGGCACCACGCGGGTGTCGCAGTTCCTCATCAAGACCGTGCTGGGCGGGTCCGACGCGTTCGAGGCCGACATGGTCGAGGGGATGAACGCGACGCTGGGCCGCATCAAGAAGGAGGCCGAGGCGCTGGCCGTCGGGTCCCGCTAG
- a CDS encoding HAD-IIA family hydrolase, with protein MGRVEGVLFDIDGVLVTSWQPVPGAVEALAELRRRGGVRAFLTNTTSRTCEEIASVLGDAGFDVRAEEIVTAVRLTTEYLRSTYPGARVMLLNHGDVRADMPDIEFDDTDPEVVVIGGAGPEFTHDALSRVLDLMVAGVPVVSMHRALMWSDADGLRLDAGAYLPGLEDASGSRIVSVGKPSLAGFLTAAELMGVDPAATVMVGDDFLSDVLPAQRVGMTGVLVRTGKFRQPILDLAVDRPDHLVDSVADLPRLLADLG; from the coding sequence ATGGGCCGAGTCGAGGGCGTTCTGTTCGACATCGACGGGGTGTTGGTCACCTCGTGGCAACCCGTGCCGGGCGCGGTGGAGGCGCTCGCCGAGCTGCGCCGTCGCGGCGGGGTGCGCGCGTTCCTGACCAACACCACCTCCCGGACGTGCGAGGAGATCGCGTCGGTGCTGGGTGACGCCGGTTTCGACGTGCGGGCCGAGGAGATCGTGACGGCGGTGCGGCTCACCACCGAGTACCTGCGGTCCACGTATCCGGGCGCCAGGGTGATGCTGCTCAACCACGGCGACGTCCGCGCCGACATGCCCGACATCGAGTTCGACGACACCGACCCGGAAGTGGTCGTCATCGGCGGGGCCGGCCCGGAGTTCACGCACGACGCGCTCAGCCGCGTGCTGGACCTGATGGTGGCCGGGGTGCCCGTGGTCTCGATGCATCGCGCACTGATGTGGTCGGACGCCGACGGGCTGCGGTTGGACGCCGGTGCCTACCTGCCCGGCCTCGAGGACGCGTCGGGGTCGCGGATCGTCTCGGTGGGCAAGCCGTCGCTCGCGGGCTTCCTCACCGCGGCCGAGTTGATGGGGGTGGATCCGGCGGCGACCGTGATGGTCGGTGACGACTTCCTCAGCGACGTGTTGCCGGCGCAGCGGGTCGGGATGACCGGGGTGCTGGTGCGGACCGGGAAGTTCCGGCAGCCGATCCTCGATCTGGCGGTGGACCGCCCCGATCACCTCGTCGATTCGGTGGCGGACCTGCCGCGGCTGCTGGCCGACCTCGGGTGA
- a CDS encoding DUF6764 family protein, translating to MSTFSRLRAISSLGRKVTRTAIVAAAGIGVAAGVSLVGAGTAAAAPVMCQSPALPNDVQVSDFASCGAQAFEQGVARSAAMDSGTAVSVAQGYGSSNSLATGFGTALSAARGNGQSLALALGGGIAHSWADDGYATFAVAGWGSGATATQGGVDCVGPLSFAWNLKTGQTCLG from the coding sequence ATGTCGACCTTTTCCCGTCTGCGTGCAATCTCAAGCCTGGGACGGAAGGTGACGCGGACGGCGATCGTCGCGGCGGCGGGAATCGGTGTGGCAGCAGGCGTTTCGCTGGTCGGCGCCGGGACGGCCGCGGCCGCTCCGGTGATGTGCCAGTCGCCGGCCCTGCCCAACGACGTGCAGGTGTCCGACTTCGCCAGCTGCGGTGCGCAGGCGTTCGAGCAGGGTGTGGCCCGCTCGGCCGCGATGGACAGCGGCACGGCGGTGTCGGTGGCGCAGGGCTACGGCTCGTCGAACAGCCTCGCGACCGGGTTCGGCACGGCGCTCAGCGCCGCCCGCGGCAACGGCCAGTCGCTGGCGCTCGCGCTCGGCGGCGGCATCGCGCACTCGTGGGCCGACGACGGCTACGCGACGTTCGCGGTTGCCGGCTGGGGTTCGGGCGCCACCGCGACGCAGGGCGGCGTGGACTGCGTCGGACCGCTGTCGTTCGCGTGGAATCTGAAGACCGGCCAGACCTGCCTCGGCTAG
- a CDS encoding phosphatidylserine decarboxylase has product MARRPTPPGSPQPTGVGHVIGLVKAAVPPLHPAGLPFVLAPLAVAAVGRNRKWVRRSGLASAAACATFFRHPHRVPPNRPGVVVAPADGEIALVDTAVPPAELGLGDQPLPRVSIFLSVLDVHVQRVPVGGVVKKVVHQPGQFLSADLADASEVNERNSMLIETGDGRRVAVVQIAGLLARRIVCDAKEGDALTIGDTYGLIRFGSRVDTYFPAGTTLLVERGQRTVGAETVLAQLS; this is encoded by the coding sequence GTGGCACGTCGACCGACACCCCCTGGCAGCCCCCAGCCCACCGGCGTCGGCCACGTCATCGGCCTCGTCAAGGCTGCCGTCCCCCCGCTGCACCCGGCCGGACTGCCGTTCGTGCTGGCACCGCTCGCGGTCGCCGCGGTGGGACGCAACCGCAAGTGGGTGCGCCGCAGCGGGCTCGCGTCCGCCGCCGCGTGCGCGACGTTCTTCCGGCACCCGCACCGGGTGCCGCCCAACCGTCCGGGCGTCGTCGTCGCACCCGCCGACGGTGAGATCGCGCTGGTCGACACCGCGGTGCCGCCCGCCGAGCTGGGGCTGGGCGACCAGCCGCTGCCGCGGGTGAGCATCTTCCTGTCCGTGCTCGACGTGCACGTCCAGCGCGTCCCCGTCGGCGGTGTGGTGAAGAAGGTCGTGCACCAGCCCGGACAGTTCCTGTCCGCCGACCTGGCCGACGCCAGCGAGGTCAACGAGCGCAACAGCATGCTCATCGAGACCGGCGACGGCCGGCGGGTGGCCGTCGTGCAGATCGCCGGGCTGCTCGCCCGCCGCATCGTGTGCGACGCGAAGGAAGGCGACGCCCTCACCATCGGCGACACGTACGGACTCATCCGCTTCGGGTCGCGGGTCGACACCTACTTCCCCGCCGGCACCACGCTCCTCGTCGAGCGCGGCCAGCGCACCGTGGGCGCCGAGACCGTCCTCGCCCAGCTGTCGTGA
- the groL gene encoding chaperonin GroEL (60 kDa chaperone family; promotes refolding of misfolded polypeptides especially under stressful conditions; forms two stacked rings of heptamers to form a barrel-shaped 14mer; ends can be capped by GroES; misfolded proteins enter the barrel where they are refolded when GroES binds), which produces MAKIIAFDEEARRGLERGLNSLADAVKVTLGPKGRNVVLEKKWGAPTITNDGVSIAKEIELEDPYEKIGAELVKEVAKKTDDVAGDGTTTATVLAQALVREGLRNVAAGANPLGLKRGIEKAVEAVTAKLLDTAKEVETKEQIAATAGISAGDSTIGELIAEAMDKVGKEGVITVEESNSFGLQLELTEGMRFDKGYISLYFATDAERQEAVLEDPYILLVSSKISTVKDLLPLLEKVIQAGKPLLIIAEDVEGEALSTLVVNKIRGTFKSVAVKAPGFGDRRKAQLADIAILTGGEVISEEVGLSLETAGIELLGRARKVVVTKDETTIVEGAGDADAIAGRVNQIRAEIEASDSDYDREKLQERLAKLAGGVAVIKAGAATEVELKERKHRIEDAVRNAKAAVEEGIVAGGGVALLQSSPVLDDLKLEGDEATGANIVKVALEAPLKQIAFNAGLEPGVVAEKVRNLPAGSGLNAATGEYEDLLAAGINDPVKVTRSALQNAASIAALFLTTEAVVADKPEKAAAPMGDPTGGMGGMDF; this is translated from the coding sequence ATGGCCAAGATCATCGCGTTCGACGAAGAGGCACGTCGCGGCCTCGAGCGTGGCCTGAACAGCCTCGCCGACGCCGTCAAGGTGACGCTGGGACCCAAGGGTCGCAACGTCGTGCTCGAGAAGAAGTGGGGCGCTCCCACGATCACCAACGATGGTGTGTCCATCGCCAAGGAGATCGAGCTCGAGGACCCCTACGAGAAGATCGGCGCCGAGCTGGTCAAGGAGGTCGCCAAGAAGACCGACGACGTCGCTGGTGACGGCACCACGACGGCTACGGTCCTGGCTCAGGCGCTCGTCCGCGAGGGCCTGCGCAACGTCGCTGCCGGCGCCAACCCGCTGGGTCTGAAGCGCGGCATCGAGAAGGCCGTCGAGGCCGTCACCGCCAAGCTGCTCGACACCGCCAAGGAGGTCGAGACCAAGGAGCAGATCGCTGCCACCGCGGGCATCTCGGCCGGCGACTCCACCATCGGTGAGCTCATCGCCGAGGCCATGGACAAGGTCGGCAAGGAAGGCGTCATCACCGTCGAGGAGTCCAACTCCTTCGGCCTGCAGCTCGAGCTCACCGAGGGTATGCGCTTCGACAAGGGCTACATCTCGCTGTACTTCGCGACCGACGCCGAGCGTCAGGAAGCGGTCCTCGAGGATCCGTACATCCTGCTCGTCAGCTCCAAGATCTCGACGGTCAAGGACCTGCTGCCGCTGCTGGAGAAGGTCATCCAGGCCGGCAAGCCGCTGCTGATCATCGCCGAGGACGTCGAGGGCGAGGCCCTGTCGACCCTGGTCGTCAACAAGATCCGTGGCACCTTCAAGTCCGTCGCCGTCAAGGCTCCGGGCTTCGGTGACCGCCGCAAGGCGCAGCTCGCCGACATCGCCATCCTCACCGGTGGCGAGGTCATCAGCGAGGAGGTCGGCCTGTCGCTGGAGACCGCCGGCATCGAGCTGCTGGGCCGCGCCCGCAAGGTCGTCGTCACCAAGGACGAGACCACCATCGTCGAGGGTGCCGGCGACGCCGACGCCATCGCCGGTCGCGTGAACCAGATCCGCGCCGAGATCGAGGCGTCGGATTCGGACTACGACCGTGAGAAGCTGCAGGAGCGCCTGGCCAAGCTGGCCGGTGGCGTCGCCGTCATCAAGGCCGGTGCTGCGACCGAGGTTGAGCTCAAGGAGCGCAAGCACCGCATCGAGGACGCCGTCCGCAACGCCAAGGCCGCGGTCGAGGAGGGCATCGTCGCCGGTGGCGGCGTGGCTCTGCTGCAGTCCTCGCCGGTCCTGGACGACCTGAAGCTCGAGGGCGACGAGGCCACCGGTGCCAACATCGTCAAGGTGGCCCTCGAGGCCCCGCTCAAGCAGATCGCGTTCAACGCCGGCCTCGAGCCCGGCGTCGTCGCGGAGAAGGTTCGCAACCTGCCCGCTGGCAGCGGCCTGAACGCCGCCACCGGTGAGTACGAGGACCTGCTCGCTGCGGGCATCAACGACCCGGTCAAGGTCACCCGCTCGGCGCTGCAGAACGCTGCGTCCATCGCGGCTCTGTTCCTGACCACCGAGGCTGTCGTCGCCGACAAGCCGGAGAAGGCCGCCGCTCCCATGGGCGACCCGACCGGCGGCATGGGCGGCATGGACTTCTGA
- a CDS encoding AAA family ATPase, translating into MPSPELTLTVRLNTSAADARRGVVRLHPEVLAALGLREWDAISLVGARRTAAVAGIAPTGTPTGTALLDDVTLSNAGLRENATVVVAPVTVYGARTVTVSGSAMAQQSISATTLRQALLGKVLTVGDAVSLLPRDLGPGTSTASATQALSRTFGVTWTSELLTVTGVDPVGGPVSVQPNSAVSWGAGVAPTTPAPVSTAAPTVTEPSTGEVVPVDDLVGSQTQAAKLSEWLTLALDEPELLQKLGASPHLGVLITGPAGVGKSMLARSVLAQRRVVELDGPGVGASEAQSRLERVTAAVDAVRSGGVLLVTDVDALLPAVREPVSTLILDQLRRAVDTESVAFVATTAHPEELDDRLRAQDLCDRELSLSLPDGAGRRQLLELLLRKVPTADLDLSAIASRTPGFVVADLAALCREAALRAASRASGAKAEPQLTQDDLVGALEVIRPLSRSGTEELAIGSVTLDDVGDMVETKQALTEAVLWPLQHPDSFARLGVDPPRGVLLYGPPGCGKTYLVRALASSGQLSVHAVKGAELMDKWVGASEKAVRELFQRARDSAPSLIFLDEVDALAPRRGQSSDSGVSDRVVAALLTELDGVEPLRDVVVLGATNRPDLIDPALLRPGRLERLVFVPPPDADARREILRTSGKSVPLADDIDLDALAADLDGYSAADCSALLREAALAAMRRSVDAADVTAADVAAAREKVRPSLDPDQVAHLKAYAENR; encoded by the coding sequence GTGCCATCACCCGAACTGACGCTCACGGTCCGGCTCAACACCTCCGCCGCCGATGCCCGACGCGGCGTCGTACGCCTGCACCCCGAGGTGCTCGCGGCGCTCGGACTGCGCGAGTGGGACGCCATCTCACTCGTCGGGGCCCGCCGGACGGCCGCGGTCGCGGGCATCGCGCCCACCGGAACCCCCACCGGGACGGCGCTGCTCGACGACGTCACGCTCTCGAACGCCGGCCTGCGCGAGAACGCGACCGTGGTGGTCGCCCCCGTCACGGTGTACGGCGCGCGGACGGTCACGGTGAGCGGCTCGGCCATGGCGCAGCAGTCCATCTCGGCCACCACCCTGCGCCAGGCGCTGCTGGGCAAGGTACTCACCGTGGGCGACGCGGTGTCGCTGCTGCCCCGCGATCTGGGGCCGGGCACCAGCACCGCGTCGGCGACGCAGGCACTGTCGCGGACCTTCGGCGTCACGTGGACGTCCGAACTGTTGACCGTCACCGGCGTGGACCCGGTGGGCGGACCGGTGAGCGTGCAACCGAACTCGGCAGTGAGTTGGGGGGCCGGGGTGGCCCCGACCACGCCGGCGCCCGTGAGCACCGCCGCGCCGACCGTCACCGAGCCCAGCACCGGCGAGGTGGTGCCCGTCGATGATCTGGTGGGCTCGCAGACCCAGGCCGCCAAGCTGTCGGAGTGGCTGACGCTGGCACTCGACGAGCCGGAGCTGCTGCAGAAGCTCGGCGCCTCACCGCATCTCGGCGTGCTGATCACCGGGCCGGCCGGCGTGGGCAAGTCGATGCTGGCACGGTCGGTGCTCGCGCAGCGGCGGGTGGTCGAACTCGACGGCCCGGGTGTCGGTGCGTCCGAGGCACAGTCCCGACTGGAACGGGTCACCGCGGCCGTGGACGCCGTCCGCTCCGGTGGGGTGCTGCTGGTCACGGATGTCGACGCGCTGCTGCCGGCCGTCCGCGAACCGGTGTCGACGCTCATCCTCGACCAGCTGCGCCGCGCCGTCGACACCGAGTCGGTCGCGTTCGTCGCGACCACCGCCCATCCCGAGGAGCTCGACGACCGGCTGCGGGCCCAGGACCTGTGCGACCGCGAACTGTCGCTGTCGCTGCCCGACGGTGCCGGACGCCGACAGCTGCTGGAACTGCTGCTCCGCAAGGTTCCCACCGCAGACCTCGACCTGTCCGCAATCGCCTCGCGAACACCGGGATTCGTCGTCGCCGATCTGGCGGCACTGTGCCGGGAGGCGGCACTGCGGGCGGCGTCGCGCGCCAGCGGCGCCAAGGCCGAGCCGCAGCTCACCCAGGACGACCTCGTCGGCGCGCTCGAGGTGATCCGTCCGCTGTCACGTTCGGGCACCGAGGAACTCGCGATCGGCAGCGTCACACTCGACGACGTCGGTGACATGGTCGAGACCAAGCAGGCTCTCACCGAGGCAGTGCTGTGGCCGCTGCAGCACCCGGACTCGTTCGCCCGCCTCGGCGTGGACCCGCCGCGCGGCGTCCTGCTGTACGGGCCACCCGGGTGCGGCAAGACGTATCTCGTTCGTGCCCTGGCCAGTTCGGGCCAGCTCAGCGTGCACGCCGTCAAGGGCGCCGAGCTGATGGACAAGTGGGTGGGCGCCTCCGAGAAGGCGGTGCGCGAGTTGTTCCAGCGCGCCCGGGACTCGGCGCCGTCGCTGATCTTCCTCGACGAGGTGGACGCGCTCGCCCCGCGCCGCGGCCAGAGTTCGGACTCGGGGGTGTCCGACCGTGTCGTGGCCGCACTCCTCACCGAACTCGACGGCGTCGAGCCGCTGCGGGACGTCGTCGTACTGGGGGCCACCAACCGCCCGGACCTGATCGACCCCGCGCTGCTGCGCCCCGGCCGGCTCGAGCGGCTGGTGTTCGTGCCGCCGCCGGACGCGGACGCCCGCCGGGAGATCCTGCGGACGTCGGGCAAGTCGGTGCCGCTCGCGGACGACATCGACCTGGATGCGTTGGCCGCGGACCTCGACGGCTACTCCGCCGCGGACTGCTCGGCGCTGCTGCGCGAGGCAGCACTCGCGGCGATGCGGCGCAGCGTCGACGCCGCCGACGTCACCGCCGCCGACGTCGCCGCCGCACGCGAGAAGGTCCGCCCGTCCCTCGATCCCGACCAGGTGGCGCACCTGAAGGCGTACGCCGAGAACCGCTGA
- a CDS encoding CDP-alcohol phosphatidyltransferase family protein has protein sequence MITILALCAGLSAVKFALDGELGTALAMIGAAAVLDSLDGRIARMLDATSKLGAELDSLADAISFGVAPALVLYVTLLDGSNFGWIVALLFAVSIVLRLARFNTLLDDDTVPAYTKDFFVGVPAPAGALVALTPLAAYIQWGEGWWSSIGVVTVWTLCSAALIVSRIPTLAMKSISVPGRMAAALLVLVALAAAALVTYPYLLLMVLVGIYLVHIPFAIRSQRWVAARPETWDFKPAERRAIRRSPNGNRRSSAARLGLRRPRG, from the coding sequence ATGATCACGATCCTCGCGTTGTGCGCCGGGCTGTCGGCCGTCAAGTTCGCGCTCGACGGCGAACTGGGCACCGCGCTCGCCATGATCGGCGCGGCCGCCGTCCTCGACTCCCTCGACGGCCGGATCGCGCGCATGCTCGACGCCACCAGCAAGCTCGGCGCCGAACTCGACTCGCTCGCCGACGCCATCTCGTTCGGTGTCGCACCCGCGCTGGTGCTGTACGTGACGCTGCTCGACGGCAGCAACTTCGGCTGGATCGTCGCGCTGCTGTTCGCGGTGAGCATCGTGCTGCGCCTGGCCCGGTTCAACACCCTGCTCGACGACGACACCGTGCCCGCCTACACCAAGGACTTCTTCGTCGGTGTGCCCGCGCCGGCCGGCGCGCTGGTGGCCCTCACACCGCTCGCGGCCTACATCCAGTGGGGCGAGGGCTGGTGGTCGTCCATCGGGGTCGTCACCGTGTGGACCCTGTGCTCGGCGGCCCTCATCGTCAGCCGCATCCCCACGCTCGCGATGAAGTCCATCTCGGTGCCCGGCCGCATGGCCGCGGCGCTGCTGGTGCTGGTCGCGCTCGCCGCGGCCGCCCTCGTCACGTACCCGTACCTGCTGCTGATGGTGCTGGTCGGCATCTACCTCGTGCACATCCCGTTCGCGATCCGGTCGCAGCGCTGGGTGGCCGCCCGCCCCGAGACCTGGGACTTCAAGCCCGCCGAGCGCCGCGCCATCCGCCGCTCCCCCAACGGCAACCGCCGCTCCTCCGCCGCCCGCCTGGGCCTGCGCCGTCCGCGCGGCTGA
- a CDS encoding alpha/beta hydrolase family protein, with protein sequence METVPIQMPDGTTTPVRLFPGPEGAPVVVIVPGLGIPGAFYDRFANSVVEQGFCAATCELRGQGDSRPRPSASSTFGYQELVAVDLPAMFEVVRERFDSSTPFLLGHSMGGQLGVMYAARVRGRLGGLILVASGSPYYRGFPGVRSPGILLGSAAMSITASVAGFWPGDRLDVGGFGRQSRVLISDWSRFARSGRIEPAGADIDYEERIARLTLPVLSVSIEDDDLAPRSASDNLLSKLSGAEVTAWHQPEELGHNGWIRTPDSTVARIAEWIRDHS encoded by the coding sequence GTGGAGACCGTGCCGATCCAGATGCCCGACGGGACGACGACGCCGGTCCGGTTGTTCCCCGGCCCCGAGGGCGCGCCGGTGGTGGTGATCGTTCCCGGCCTGGGCATTCCGGGCGCGTTCTACGACCGGTTCGCCAATTCGGTTGTCGAGCAGGGGTTCTGCGCGGCGACGTGCGAGCTGCGGGGACAGGGGGACAGCCGCCCGCGACCGAGTGCGTCCAGCACGTTCGGCTACCAGGAGCTGGTGGCGGTGGACCTGCCGGCGATGTTCGAGGTGGTGCGCGAGCGGTTCGATTCGAGCACCCCGTTCCTACTGGGGCACAGCATGGGGGGCCAGCTCGGGGTGATGTACGCGGCCCGGGTCCGCGGCCGGTTGGGCGGGCTGATCCTGGTGGCGTCGGGATCGCCGTACTACCGCGGGTTCCCGGGGGTCCGCTCACCGGGCATCCTGTTGGGGTCGGCGGCCATGTCCATCACCGCGAGCGTCGCCGGTTTCTGGCCCGGGGACCGGCTGGACGTCGGGGGATTCGGCCGCCAGTCCCGGGTGCTGATCTCGGACTGGTCGCGATTCGCGCGCAGCGGGCGGATCGAGCCCGCGGGCGCCGACATCGACTACGAGGAGCGCATCGCGCGACTGACGCTGCCGGTGCTGTCGGTGTCCATCGAGGACGACGACCTGGCGCCGCGCAGCGCGTCGGACAACCTGTTGAGCAAACTTTCCGGGGCCGAGGTCACCGCCTGGCACCAACCGGAAGAACTGGGACACAACGGATGGATCCGGACCCCGGACAGCACGGTCGCCCGCATCGCCGAATGGATCCGTGACCACAGCTGA